Below is a genomic region from Pseudomonas frederiksbergensis.
CCGCAACCACAGTCGTCGTGTACAAGTGGCGATCGAGCACGGTCAGTTGGATCTGGCTGAAGGTCGTTGGGCCAGCGCTCAGCGTCACTTGTCTCGCGCCGCTGAAGCCGAACACCAGCCGCTGCTCTACTATCTGGGTGCTGCACGAGCGGCGAACGAGCAGGGCCATTATGACGAAAGCGACAGCCTGCTGGAGCGTGCACTGGAGCGTCAGCCTCAGGCCGAGTTGGCGATTGCCTTGAGTCACGCACAGTTGCAGACCGATCGTGGCGATACCGACGGTGCACTGACAACACTGCAGGCTATGCACGAACGTCATCCTCACAGCGTTCAGGTTCTGCGTCAGTTGCAACGTTTGCTTGCGCAGCGCGGCGACTGGTCGGCGGTCATCCGCCTGTTGCCGGAATTGCGCAAGGACAAGGCTCTGCCGGCCAGCGAGCTGGCGGAGTTGGAGCGTCGTGCCTGGGGTGAAAACCTCACCTTGGCCGCTCGCCGGGAGGAAGACGGCGCCGTTGGATTGCAGGCGCTCAATCGCGCCTGGCAACAGCTGACGTCCGCTCAGCGCCAAGAACCACAGCTGGTGCTAGCCTATGCCGAACAGTTGCGACAACTGGGTGCCGAGGTGGAGGCAGAGGAAGTACTACGCGGGGCGCTCAAGCGTAAATATGACAGTCATCTGGCGCGGCTGTATGGCTTGCTGCGTGGCAGCGACCCGACGCGGCAACTGCACACGGCCGAGGGTTGGTTGAAGGACCATCCTGGCGACCCAAGCTTGCTGCTGACACTGGGGCGGCTGTGTTTGCAAGGCAGTCTGTGGGGCAAGGCGCGGGACTATCTGGAAAGCAGCCTGCAGGTGCAGCGTAACCCCGAGGCCTGCGCCGAACTCGCTCGCTTGCTGGCTCAGCTGGGTGACACCGAACGCAGCAATCAGCTCTTCCAGGAAGGCCTGGGCCTGTTGGACAAGCGCCTGCTGGCCTCGCCTTTGCCGGTGCCTGCACGCGCATAAGGTGCAGGATGGCCGGGTCGCCCGAGCAGGCGACCCGGCCGTTTGAAAAACGCGAAGTTCTTCCCCGTCTTGCCGGGTGTAGGCAGCGTCTTACAAGGGACTACATTTGGTCCTGTCTCTTCTGTCGGGAATTCCCTACATCTGTGGCGAAGTCTCTGCACTGCCTTGCCTTGAAAGGCCAGAGGGCTTTCCTCTACCGTAACTGCCTGTCTCTTCTGTTACGGATAAGTCATGTCATTGGCCAGCACACGCTCCTTGTTTTTCATGGCTTTCATCGCGGGTGCCCTGGCCTTGGGCGCTTCGTACTATCTGGAGTTCTCCATCGGGCTCAAACCGTGCGGGCTGTGCCTGTTGCAGCGGTTTTTTCTGGCCCTGTTCACGACGGTCTGCCTGATTGCCGCGCTGCACGGGCCCAAG
It encodes:
- a CDS encoding heme biosynthesis protein HemY, encoding MKRLYVIVFLLIAAAGVLGLAIAQHSGYVLIAYKTFRYESSLWATLALVAVIWLVLWGIRMLIELVATSSGVVNPWSSRNHSRRVQVAIEHGQLDLAEGRWASAQRHLSRAAEAEHQPLLYYLGAARAANEQGHYDESDSLLERALERQPQAELAIALSHAQLQTDRGDTDGALTTLQAMHERHPHSVQVLRQLQRLLAQRGDWSAVIRLLPELRKDKALPASELAELERRAWGENLTLAARREEDGAVGLQALNRAWQQLTSAQRQEPQLVLAYAEQLRQLGAEVEAEEVLRGALKRKYDSHLARLYGLLRGSDPTRQLHTAEGWLKDHPGDPSLLLTLGRLCLQGSLWGKARDYLESSLQVQRNPEACAELARLLAQLGDTERSNQLFQEGLGLLDKRLLASPLPVPARA